The following are encoded in a window of Hirundo rustica isolate bHirRus1 chromosome 23, bHirRus1.pri.v3, whole genome shotgun sequence genomic DNA:
- the VPS26B gene encoding vacuolar protein sorting-associated protein 26B, with protein MSFFGFGQSPELELVLSDAESRRRVEHKTEEGKKEKYFLFYDGETVSGRVVLTLKNPNKRLEHQGIKVEFIGQIELYYDRGNHHEFVSLVKDLARPGEFTQSQTFDFEFTHVEKPYESYTGQNVKLRYFLRATVSRRLNDVVKEMDIVVHTLSTYPELNSSIKMEVGIEDCLHIEFEYNKSKYHLKDVIVGKIYFLLVRIKIKHMEIDIIKRETTGTGPNVYHENDTIAKYEIMDGAPVRGESIPIRLFLAGYELTPTMRDINKKFSVRYYLNLVLIDEEERRYFKQQEVVLWRKGDIVRKSMSHQAAIASQRFEGTSSHGDAKPAENNGQQ; from the exons ATGAGCTTCTTCGGGTTCGGGCAGAGCccggagctggagctggtgctgagcgATGCCGAGAGCCGGCGGCGGGTGGAGCACAAGACGGAGGAAGGCAAGAAGGAGAAATACTTCCTCTTCTACGACGGCGAGACCGTGTCGGGGCGGGTGGTCCTCACCCTCAAGAACCCCAACAAGCGGCTGGAGCACCAGGGCATCAAAGTGGAGTTCATCGGGCAGATCG AACTCTACTATGACCGAGGGAACCACCACGAGTTCGTGTCCCTGGTGAAGGACCTGGCCCGGCCCGGGGAGTTCACTCAATCACAGACATTTGACTTTGAGTTCACACACGTGGAGAAACCTTACGAGTCCTACACGGGGCAGAACGTGAAGCTCCG GTATTTCCTCCGTGCCACCGTGAGCCGCAGGCTGAACGACGTGGTCAAGGAGATGGACATCGTTGTGCACACGCTGAGCACCTACCCCGAGCTCAACTCCTCCATCAAGATGGAAGTGGGCATCGAGGACTGCCTGCACATCGAGTTCGAGTACAACAAGTCCAA GTACCATTTAAAAGATGTGATAGTGGGGAAGATCTACTTCCTGCTGGTGCGGATCAAGATCAAGCACATGGAGATAGACATCATCAAGAGGGAGACGACGGGCACGGGGCCCAACGTGTACCACGAGAACGACACCATAGCCAAGTACGAGATCATGGATGGGGCACCTGTGAGAG GGGAATCCATTCCCATCAGGCTCTTTCTGGCTGGCTATGAGCTCACTCCGACCATGAGGGACATCAACAAGAAGTTCTCTGTGCGTTATTACCTCAACCTGGTGCTGATCGATGAGGAGGAGCGACGCTACTTCAAACAGCAG GAGGTGGTGCTGTGGAGGAAAGGGGACATCGTGAGGAAGAGCATGTCCCACCAAGCCGCCATCGCGTCGCAGCGCTTCGAGGGCACGTCCTCGCACGGCGACGCCAAGCCCGCGGAGAACAACGGCCAGCAGTGA